One genomic segment of Panicum virgatum strain AP13 chromosome 2N, P.virgatum_v5, whole genome shotgun sequence includes these proteins:
- the LOC120658250 gene encoding auxin-responsive protein SAUR36-like, which produces MISAKRIAQLAKKWQKMAALGRKRLAWVASAAAPEADECCASVASRGHCAVYTADGARFEVPLAFLSTAVFAELLRMSQEEFGFAGGDGGRITLPCDAAVMEYAMCLLGRGASAELEQAFLSTVAMQCYHPASRVAPCVAACC; this is translated from the coding sequence ATGATCAGCGCCAAGAGGATCGCTCAGCTGGCCAAGAAGTGGCAGAAGATGGCGGCGCTCGGGAGGAAGCGCCTCGCCTGGGTGGCGTCAGCAGCGGCGCCGGAAGCCGACGAGTGCTGTGCATCCGTGGCGAGCAGGGGCCACTGCGCGGTGTACACGGCCGACGGGGCGCGGTTCGAGGTGCCGCTCGCCTTCCTCAGCACCGCGGTCTTCGCGGAGCTCCTGCGGATGTCGCAGGAGGAGTTCGGCTTcgcaggcggcgacggcggcaggaTCACGCTGCCCTGCGACGCCGCGGTCATGGAGTACGCCATGTGCTTGCTCGGGAGAGGCGCCTCTGCCGAGCTGGAGCAGGCGTTCCTGAGCACCGTGGCGATGCAGTGCTACCACCCTGCGAGCCGTGTGGCGCCGTGTGTAGCAGCTTGCTGTTAG
- the LOC120658252 gene encoding auxin-responsive protein SAUR36-like, which yields MISSKRFSQLTRKWQRVKTDTGDADTCSTTSPVADKGHCAVYTADGKRFEVPLAYLGTMVFSELLRMSQEEFGFTKDGRITLPCDAAALEYVMCLLRRNASEEVEKAFLSSVVIPCQHSSYTVPPVALHPQFAVCSS from the coding sequence ATGATCAGTTCCAAGAGATTTTCCCAATTGACGAGGAAGTGGCAAAGGGTTAAGACAGACACTGGAGATGCTGACACATGCTCCACCACTTCTCCAGTTGCAGACAAGGGCCACTGCGCTGTGTACACGGCGGATGGGAAGAGGTTTGAGGTCCCATTAGCATACCTCGGCACAATGGTCTTCAGTGAGCTGCTGAGGATGTCCCAGGAGGAGTTTGGGTTCACAAAGGATGGTAGGATCACATTGCCTTGTGACGCAGCTGCGCTGGAGTATGTGATGTGCTTGCTCAGAAGAAATGCATCAGAGGAAGTGGAGAAAGCGTTCCTAAGCTCCGTAGTGATTCCTTGCCAGCATTCAAGCTATACAGTGCCACCAGTGGCGCTGCATCCGCAATTTGCAGTTTGTAGCTCCTGA
- the LOC120658249 gene encoding auxin-responsive protein SAUR36-like, translated as MITAKRLVQMAKKWQRMAALARKRLTSAPMKEAEGSCSTSSSMASKGHCVVYSADGQRFEVPLAYLGRAVFGELLMMSQEEFGFTSDDGKITLPCDSAVMEYVMCLLRRDASEEVVRAFLSSMVRPCHNVSGVVPCNQPLAVCV; from the coding sequence ATGATCACTGCCAAGAGACTTGTTCAGATGGCAAAGAAGTGGCAGAGAATGGCCGCTCTGGCGAGGAAGCGGCTCACGTCGGCACCAATGAAAGAAGCTGAAGGATCATGCAGTACCTCATCGTCCATGGCCAGCAAGGGCCACTGCGTCGTGTACTCGGCCGATGGCCAGCGATTCGAGGTCCCACTGGCGTACCTCGGCAGAGCGGTCTTCGGCGAGCTCCTAATGATGTCGCAGGAAGAGTTTGGGTTCACCAGCGACGACGGCAAGATCACGCTGCCCTGTGACTCCGCGGTCATGGAGTACGTGATGTGCTTGCTTAGAAGAGACGCCTCTGAAGAGGTTGTGAGGGCGTTCTTGAGCTCCATGGTCAGGCCGTGCCACAATGTCAGCGGTGTGGTGCCATGCAACCAGCCGTTAGCTGTTTGTGTATAG
- the LOC120658253 gene encoding auxin-responsive protein SAUR36-like — translation MISTKRIPQLAKKWQRMAALGRKRLTWQKEADECCTSVASKGHCAVYTADGARFEVPLACLGTAVFTELLQMSREEFGFGGGDGRITLPCDAAVMEYAICLLRRGISAEVEKAFLNTMVMSCHHKNSVAPYVSACC, via the coding sequence ATGATCAGCACCAAGAGGATTCCTCAGCTCGCCAAGAAGTGGCAGAGGATGGCAGCGCTTGGGAGGAAGCGCCTCACCTGGCAAAAGGAAGCTGACGAGTGCTGCACCTCTGTGGCGAGCAAGGGCCACTGCGCAGTGTACACCGCCGATGGGGCACGGTTCGAGGTGCCACTGGCGTGCCTTGGGACAGCAGTCTTCACGGAGCTCCTGCAGATGTCGCGGGAGGAGTTCGGCTTTGGGGGTGGTGATGGCAGGATCACACTACCCTGTGACGCTGCGGTCATGGAATACGCCATCTGTTTGCTCAGGAGGGGCATCTCTGCGGAGGTGGAGAAGGCATTCCTGAACACCATGGTCATGTCGTGCCACCATAAAAACAGTGTGGCACCGTATGTGTCAGCTTGCTGTTAG
- the LOC120658248 gene encoding auxin-responsive protein SAUR36-like, with amino-acid sequence MVSAKRLVQMAKKWQGMAALARRRITSPAKETEGSSCSTSSVAGKGHCVVYSADGRRFVVPLAYLGTAIFGELLSLSQEEFGFAGDDGRITLPCEAAVMEYVMCLLRRNASEEVEAAFLSSIARPCHYGGGLAQSIGVSPQLAVFSF; translated from the exons ATGGTCAGTGCCAAGAGACTTGTTCAAATGGCGAAGAAGTGGCAAGGAATGGCGGCCCTTGCGAGGAGAAGGATCACCTCGCCGGCGAAAGAAACCGAAGGGTCGTCGTGCAGCACTTCGTCGGTGGCCGGCAAGGGCCACTGCGTGGTGTACTCGGCCGACGGCAGGCGGTTCGTGGTCCCGCTGGCGTACCTTGGCACGGCGATCTTCGGCGAGCTCCTGAGCCTGTCGCAAGAAGAGTTCGggttcgccggcgacgacggcagGATCACACTGCCCTGTGAAGCCGCCGTGATGGAGTACGTCATGTGCTTGCTCCGGAGAAATGCATCAGAGGAGGTCGAGGCGGCTTTCTTGAGCTCCATAGCGAGGCCTTGCCACTATGGAGGTGGCTTGGCGCAATCC atTGGAGTTAGCCCGCAGCTTGCTGTTTTTAGCTTCTGA